Within the Photobacterium swingsii genome, the region AGGGTCCGTTGCTATTGTGGCTATTTTAACCTTTATGCTCATCGGATTTTCATTAGCACAATACATTGCCCGCCCTGTCAGTAAACTTCACCAGTGGGCACAGCAATTAACATTAAAAACCATCGCAGACCCTGTACCTGCTTTTGGTTTTCGCGAGCTCGATGAGCTGGCTGAAAAAATTCACACTAACCTACAAAACATCGAAAAAACCTTAAGCCGAGAATCTCAATTCCTTCAGCATGCAAGCCATGAACTGAGAACACCGATTGCCGTCATTTTAAGTAATGCATCCTTAATGGAGCACATGTGGCACGATGCGCCACCAGCTTGCCAGAAGCCGTTAGATCGTATTAACCGTGCGGGACTAACCATGAGCCATTTAACAGAAACCCTACTCTGGTTAACTCGAAATAAAGACTATCAACCCAAGATTGAAACCTTCAACCTCAGCCATTTAACAGAAGAATTAGTAGAAGAACACCAATACTTGTTGGGTGGCAAAGATGTGACAGTAGAATTAGCGCTCTCGTCTGTCACGCAATCACTACCCAAAGTGATGATACGCATCATCATTGCTAACTTGATCCGCAACGCCATGCAACACACAGATAGTGGTCATATTTTGATAAAACTTGAGCAAGAAACCCTAACCATAGTCAATTGGGGGGAGTTATTAACTGGAGAGAAAAGTGATGGTTTTGGTTTAGGCATTAAATTGGTAAAACAGATATGCACTAACCAAGGCTGGCATTATCAACAAGATGTGGTCCACGATGCCTGTACTGTTGAAGTCATATTCACCACAACGAAGCGAAAAGCGTAAGAGCCATCACGTTTCGTTCAGTAAATTGCGCGAAATGAAAACACTAACCAACCCTCTGGCGTTTCCTCACTGTTGGGTTTCCAAGAGGTTGGTTAGTAATAGGTTTTAATAGCGATGCTCAACGAAGCAGATAGAGATTAAAAAACAAAAAAGCCCCCATGCTCAGAATAATAGATAACAACACATTACTGGTTTTCCAGACCAATAAAGCTGTGATTACCGCTGCAAGTAAATAAGGGTTGGTTAAACTCACAGACAATTCCCCCTTAGGAAGGAAAATAATCGGCGCCCAAATAGCCGTTAAAATTGCAGGGCTAGAATAGCTCAGTAACCTTAGAGCATGTTTATTTAGCTTTAATGGTACTCGCGGCTCAAGGAAAACATAACGGCTAAAAAACACGATAGCCGTCATTGCAAGTATCGATAACATTATCATTTCTGTTCTCCATCTGATTGCGTCTCAACGCGTTTCTTAGAAGAAGTTTGGTGCTCATTTCCATTTAGTAACGTCTCGCACATATACCCGGTTACCATTCCAAATATCGATGCAATCATTAAGGCAGCATCAACCTGCATAAGTGTTAAAAGCACAGATACAACTAAAGAGGCACCGACAGAGGCTAAAAGCGGTATCGATTTTATTTGCGGAATAACCAATGCAATAAAGGTCGCGGCAACCGCAAATTCCAACCCCACCTCATTCAAAGAAGGAAACTGACTACCCGCGACAATGCCTACAAAACTCGCCAGATTCCATATTAGGTAAAACGAGCCACCCGCCCCCGCGGCGAACCAAGGGTTAAAGGCTTTATCAGGTTGCCCACCACACACAGCAAACAGCTCGTCAGTAAGCCAAAACCCTAAAATTAAACGCCACCGCATTGGAAGATTACTGATCTTGCCTCTCATAGACACGCTATATAAAAAATGGCGCGAAGTAATGAAAAACGTCGTGACCAACATAGTGCCTATGCCTACACCGGCTTTAAACATCCCCGCAGCCACTAATTGTGCCGAGCCTGCAAACAGTACCGCTGACATCGCCTGTGCTTCGACACCAGATAACCCTGCATCAATAGCGTATGAGCCCGCTAAAATCCCCCAAGGGATCACCGCAATACTCAACGGTAATACCGCTACTACACCTTGCCAGAATGGTGATTTTCTCTCTCTAGATTGCTTGTTTCTTTTGGTGTTGTTTTGAACCACGACTTCACCTTATTGTTTCATTTTATTCATCACTTTCTTCAATCTAGTTTTTGCGGGTAATTTACGATTGTACAAACTTGCTCAGCGCCTTTTTATATACTGGCCAGGTGTATAACCATTGGCTTTTTTAAAATGACGGTGAAAATGACTTTGATCGTGAAAACCGCATTCCTGCGCTGTATCTGAAATGCTATGGCCCTGCTTTAGCAATTTTCTGGCGAATCGTAATCGCGACTGGATTTGGTATGCATGAGGAGGGAGACCGAACTCTTTTTGGAAAGATCGCACCAAATGGTAAGGGCTAATTGCTGCCAATTTAGCCAAGTCATCTAATGACACATCCGCTTGGGGATAATCATCCAGAAACTCTTTTACCAGTAACAGCTGTTTCTGTGCCTTAGTTTCAAAATTGGGATAAAGCCTTGATTTACCATGCTTGCCCATTAACTTAACCAAGGCGCCGTAAATCAAGGTCTCTCTTAATAACCGGTTATCTGAATTTTCTAACGTATTGAAAACAAGGCGGAGTTGATTCGCTAATTCAGGATCGGAAATAACGGCATTCGGGAAATATGGCGCACCATAGTTAGGCAAATAAAGGTCTTTCGTTAGCTGCTCTAATTGCTGTGGGAGCGGATACATAGCGCGGTACGCCCAGCCGCCTTCTGTCGCTGAATGGCCACTATGCACTTCATCGGCATTCACTAGAATAATGGTATCTTGCGGCGCTACATGATGTCCGCCTGTGCGATAAAAACGCTGCGCCCCCGTTTCAATCACCCCTATGGTATAGCCCTCATGACTATGGCGTGAAAAGTTCTGCTTTTCGTATTCGGCATCAAGAATTTCAAGACCACCCAGTTCATCAGTGATCTTATAGTCAGCTCTTTCTTTACTGCTTTTCTTGTTAGCCATTCAATCTCGATTATTTCTCTAAGTTCAACGCAATGTTTCAGCTTCAGTCTAGCGTACACCTCACAGATATTTTTGTACAAAATTGCGCTTTACAGACAAATATCGAACCAAATAAACACCTACACAAGCAAGTAACGTTAGTCTCCTCCATTAATATTAAAAGAATAAGCTCTTACCCTAAGACGAATAAGAGCTGAAACCCTACTATTTCATTTTTTGGCCTGAACGCTGTTGCGCTTTCATTGCCAGTTTTGCTTTTTTACGTTGCTCTATTAATTGCGCAGCATCACCACCAACATGAACTTCTCCACGTGCGATAGACAACTGCACTTGTTTTTCTCGCTCACGAAAACGGGCTTTTTGCTCATCACTGTGCTTATCAACACATTTAGGGCAGCTCACCCCTTTTTCAAAATATTCAGACGCTTGATCAGCACGGGTGATCGGTAAGCGACAAGCATTACACACATCATAATCACTGCGTTCTAGCTGGTGATTAACCGCCACACGCCCATCAAAGACGTAGCAATCCCCTTCCCACATACTTTCTTCTTGTGGGACTTCTTCAAGGTACTTAAGAATACCGCCTTCTAAGTGGTACACTTCATCGAAGCCTTGTTCTTTCAAATAGGCTGTTGATTTTTCACAACGAATACCACCAGTGCAGAACATAGCGACTTTCTTATGCTTGGTTGGATCTAAATTCTCTGCGACATATTGTGGAAATTCGCGGAATGTTTCTGTATTGGGATTCACCGCATTCTTAAAGGTACCAATATCCACTTCGTAATCATTACGCGTATCAACCAGTAGCACTTCTGGATCAGATATCAGATCGTTCCAATCGCTTGGCTTAACGTATGTCCCTACAAGGTTAAGAGGATCGATCCCCTCTACACCCATGGTCACAATTTCTTTTTTTAGTTTTACTTTAGTCCGATTAAAAGGCAGCTCTTTAGTGAACGACTCTTTGTAAACAACATCGGCAAGACGAGTATCTTGCTTAAACCATTGCAGCAAGGCATCAATTGATGATCGCTTACCTGCAACCGTTCCGTTGATACCTTCACTTGCCAGTAGCAAAGTACCGCGAATGTTATTTGCTTCTAGAAGATCCGTGAGTGGCTGCCGAATAGCTTTATAATCGTTAAGCATGACAAATTTATAGAGTGCACATACAACATATTGAGACATGTTTTATCCTTCTGCGGGCTGGAACGTAAATCCAGTGCGGGTCTTTTACAGACTTATTAAAATCACACGAAGTATAACGAAGCATAGCGAGGACAAAAACCAACAAAAAACAGGGCTATATAGCATTACAAATTGCAAGGGTTAGTAATCTAAAGATAAGTAATAAGCACTGAGTCAGTATATTAACAACCATAACTTTAGCACTAAACTAACATGGGTCAGGCTATGTTATTTAGTAAAGAATAACTCTACCGAAGCAACACACACCTGACCCAAATTGTTCCAAACCAACAGTTAATTCAGTTAACCGCCTACATTAAAATCACCAAGACGAGAGTCAAATAAATTATCATTTGATGCTGCCTCCGCTGACTCTATTTGTGAAACATTAATCTGACTACCGTCTTCCGTAGGTTGAAGTACTTTCAAACCATTAATACCTTGAGTATACAAGAGGGAGAAGTTACGAGTTTCATCGTACCACTGCCAAATAAGGTTATTGTTATTCGTCGTGCGTGAACAATCTGCAATCGACAATTGCTCCTGCTGAGTTGATAAACACTTATTAATGTCTTTAGCATACACATACTTTTTATTATTCGGCGTATAATAGAAAAGCTGGCGTGTATCTTCTTTTTTACAATCGGAAAGCGAAACGAAATTATCCGGTTTTACCGTCAAGCATTGTGATTGACGGTCTGATCCTTTTAAGGACGATAATGTTACAGGTTGAGCACCAGAGAATATTGAACTGTTCCAATCAACAGTAAATTGAGTAGATTTACTATATTGATGTAATCTGAACTTTTTATCATATGGATTGTAACCAGCTTGTGAACCATGGTAATAAAGCCGTCCAGCAGCCCAATAGCTATACCCGAGGACATTCATCCCTGTCACAGTGGCCTTTATGTTCAGCGTTGATAGCCCAGTTTTATAATATGGGCTGGCATATGTTGAAGAGAAAACGGGCACAAAACCATTTGAATATGGTGTTCCTTCCAATTTACTTAAATCAAGAGGATCATCGTAGGAGCTACTCGCGTAATTCCAGCACCAGTTTTCTGTATTCTTCAACAGGTTACAATACCCCTTGTAATCCGTAATATGAGAACCGTAACGTTTATTACGATAAGTGATATTAAATGACTGAGTTCCATTACTTACATCAAACCCCATGTAGTCACCATTTTCGTAAGTCACCGTCTCTGATGTTTTCACACCTACAGACTTAATAGGTACCTTAGGGATACTAATGCCTATATTAATATCGACAGTTGAGGTTTTACTGAACTTAGAAAGGTTCTTATCGGTATTTTTCGGCACAAAGTCATAGAGCTCAATATCACTATCTTGTAGAGAGGTACTGATTGAAACTTGGTCGAGATAATCAGGGTAAGAGTAATAACGCGACTGATGCGCGGCGTAACCATCCTGAGTCCAACTCCGAGGCCACTCACCTGTCGCATGAAAGTTAACACCAGGACTCTTCACTAAGCTCACTCTCACGAACTTCTTATTGTCAGGGGAAATTTGGCCAAATTGGTGAAAGAATGGATAACGTGAAAAAAAATCCAGCTTATATTCAAATACTGCTTTCTGACTACCATTGAAACGCTCTGTATTTGAAAAAGGGATTTCTTCTCTCACATATTTCGTTGTTACCATGTTTTGTTGTGAGCTATTACCGCTCATATTTACAGAGCGCGCGTACCTGCGATGCGAAGCTGTGTTGGAAGAAGTATGGCTTTGTAGCGGTTTATCGATTTCAGAGAGAAGCTTATCCGGTTTTATCTCATCAAATAAGCTAATTACACTTTCAGTTTGACTATAAGGGTTTTTGATAAGTACATAAGGATGTTCAAAGCCAACACCAATCAAGTGAGCAGTTTTCTCTTTTCTTTTTTGTACATCCACTGTGGAAGAATTGATAAAAATATATTGGTCACAACCGATCGGAATAGGTTTCTCATCTTGGTTTGAAAGATCAACAAAGCACCTTTCATCATATGAGATTGCACCAGTGAGAATTGACTGAATTTCTTCATTACTCATATTTTGTGCAAATGAGCTCGAAGCAAACAGCAAGCTAAAAGAGCCTAACGCCATTACAGTTTTCATTTTGGTTTCCATAATAAATAATATTTAATATGATGCATCAGTTGAACATCACAATTTTATTAGTATCACAGTTATAAATTTATCTTTATAAAAGTTTTTATTGATGTGCAATAAATCAAATACCAAACGTTTGCTATTTTAATGCAGATGACTTATACCAATTGTCCTTTGCTGTTCAAGCACAATTATTTTGTATTAGTAACTTTAAAGTAAAATATCTTATCTACTTTTAATCCAATTTATTTAACCCGAAATCACTATGATGTTTTTACCCAATGATACGATACTTTATAAATAACATATTACGTTATTACTATACGGTACAACTTTAGTGATTTTATAATCATATCATCCCTCTTTAAATATTTATAAATACTGACCTTTAAAATAACTATTTCCCTGAAGGTAAATATCCACTTCATCATTCCTATAAACTTAGCGCTATTTCTGTAACGACGAACTGCTCCGTTTTGAGCCTGTCAGCTAGAATTATGGAATGCAATCATCCTTTTTACTGACGTTAGCTCTAAGGTTAGTCTTGATACAGCACTCTCAACAACAGCTAACAAAGCCCGTAGACCAACTCACATTCATCCAAAGTATCTTTGACACCTTGGTGCAGCACTATGGTGATTATGTTTGGTGGCCGAACGATAACCCGTACGAAATCATGCTAGCTTCTATCTTGGTGCAAAATACGAACTGGAAGAATGCCGATAAAGCGCTGAGTAATCTAGCTGAGAATAAATTCCCGCAACATATCGCAGCCATGTCATTAGAGGAATTAGCACAAACCATTCGATCCAGTGGTTACTACAATCAAAAAGCCATTAAGCTAAAATCGATGACGGCTTGGTTTAAGGGTTACCAATACGATATCAACAAAGTGCGTGCACAAGATAAAGTAACTCTGCGCAAAGAGTTATTAAGCGTGAAAGGGATTGGTGGCGAAACTGCAGACGTTATTTTAGTGTATGCGATTGGTAAGCCATCTTTTGTTATTGATGCTTATACGCGTCGTATCTTTGAGAGAAATGGCCTTACTGTTCCTAAAAGCTATGAACGATTTCACGATTTAATGGAGCAAGCTATTCCTCTTGATACGGCTCGCTATGCTTTGTACCACGGCTTGATGGTCGACCATGGACAAGCCTTTTGTAACCCCAAACCTAAGTGCCAGCACTGCCCTCTTAGATTGACCTGTGTAACTGGGCAATCGCATTTAGCCGATACGTCTAAACCAATATTTCTTGATCAAAAGAAATAGACTCAACCTTACTTTATTCCAAATAAAAAAGGCTTCCCTACAGAAGCCTTTTGCTATCATTTTCGAAAATCGCCGATTATACCCACCGGAAAGAAAGCCATCTTAATGAAGGGCCAACCAACAATAACGAAGTAAATGCTATCTATACTTATTCTTTGAGCACTGTGGGCTAATCTCCGTCCCGATAACGTTTTTCGGCTTCATCTTGCGGTTCAAATTCATCACAGACGATAGGCGTTACTTCGTCAGTACTGAACTTGATCATCGCAGGGACAGAGTAATTAGGCACATTGTCATAACTAAACACCGAGTAGTATTTAGGAATGTTTGCATTGCCGAACCGGTCAAAGGTATAGCTATCTTTGCCCGCATACAGCTTCACGCCATCTAAAGGTGTTCGTGGTGGATGGAAGCTATTACGTACCACATACGCACCAACAAAGTCTGGATGGTCCGGATTATCCCAGGTGAGTTTTACCGCCCCATCTTGCAGCTGAGCTTCTAGGTTTTGCGGCACATCCAATGCTTGATGACGACGTTGAATGTAATCAATCACCAGTTGTGGTCTGTGCTCACCTTCCAAACCATGCCAATCGATAATAGCTTCTCTTTGACGCGAAGCTGATGTAGCGCGAATGATCAATGTGACATGCTTACCATCCGCATGAAGTTGCTCTAAGTATTGCCGTGCAGAACTGTCGAACATAAAGCGCTGACGTGGTGCTTTCGCCAAATCCTCGCTACTCACTTCATAGCCAATAAACTCAATTTTCTCTCTGTGCTTCACGCTGTAATAATCAAGACTATCAAGCTCGGCCATTTCAACAGTGAAACGCATAGGTTGTTCAACTCCCACCAGCGATCCACTTTCAATTTCAAAGTAAGCTTGGGTTATCGCAATGTCTGTATTATTGCTAATACACGATAGCGAAAAGCCAACCTGACCAAACACGGTTTCACCTTGGTAATCAAAGCCAGAGCGCAGCTCTGCAGGGTAATGCGCTTCTTGCTCTATGGTATGGCAATCCGTCGCGCTCAGTGCCACTTGATAAGGTTTGCGGGTATAGATCAGATCTAGCGTTGGTCGGTAATGGATCCCGCCACCAAAGCGCCCGTAGCCAATATCAAATTGCATCATCTGCGAATCGTTACAAAGAGGCAAAGTGTCAGGCCCTTGAATACGTAACAATAAACGTCCTTTCACCAATTGCTCTTCGATTAGCCGTTTCTCTAATGCACTAAAGCGCCAATCTTTCCAGATCCCTTGAGTAAGTTGATCCGAGTCGATGGCATTGCCTAGTGTTTGCAATGGCGTCGCAGATCGAATCTCATCAAAATTGGTAATGTCGCAAATATCATCTGGATTCAGAATAGACACTGACCATTCGCCATAATTTTCAATTTTGGCGCCAACACGATTCATGGGATATAGCGAAAATACAGCATCTTTGATAATGGCATCATCAGGTAATCGGTCGAGATTAAAATCGATCACGCCATAACACACCCCTTTGGTTTTATTCACGCCAATAAAGAGTGAATTGTAGCCAAAGTGCTCGCGGTTATTAGCTTGAGTCAGCTCGCCGACATAGCCAATTTGTTCTGGGTTTGGGAATAAAGTGAACGCAAACTCATCTTTTTCTAAGCTCGTTTTAATTTTCACTTCCGGTGCAAAAGGCGATTTAATCCGACTGATACGGTTCACTTTGCGCAAGTTATAAAAATAACGATGCCCCGATTTTAACTGTTTGTCTGTGTATTCATTTTGTGACGTTATCGCAATAAGATTTTCACGAGTACACTGGTATTTCGGTGATTCACTGCGGTAGATTTGGTAATAACACCCTTCATCATTATTTGATAAAGGAACATTGCTATTGCCTTCATGCAGGCGATCATCTGTTATGTCATCCCAACTCAAAACCACTTGATTGGATGAAACCTCTTTGATGGTAAAGTTATCAGGGCGTTTAGGGGCAAGATCCGAGTAATTAATTGCCGTGCTTAATGCATACAACAAAGCCGGAATGTTTTCGTCGACACTTTGCGACATATTGATCAAGTAATCTGGAATATTACGACTTCCCACCTCGACCACAGAAGATAAAATGCCGCGATCATAGTAATATTCTCGCCCACTGCCGTGAATCAAATTCGCAGGTGGCTTCCCACGATGAATACCGTACTGGCGCTTCGTCACTTTATAGATTTCATTCGCCATGTTGGCGCACATAATATTGAGATCTGTGCCTTCAATTTCGGCTTCATGATTAAATTTATGCGCAGGAAAAAAAACGTTGCCTTGGGAGTGGTAATCTAATGCGATCCGAATATTACTATGGCTTTCAACAAACCCTTTAATGGCCGAAGTTTCTGGTTCAGAAAATGCAGCAGGGCCACCGTAAATATTAGATTGCGTATTGGTTGTTCGTTTAAAGTTGATCCCAAAGTTTCGATTTAGATCGACCCCAAAAGTACCGTCTCCATTATCTCGCCTATTTTTACGCCAGAATGAAAAATGCTGGCGTGAATACTCAAAACCATCTGGGTTTAAACACGGCACCATATAAAGTGTATTACGAGTTAGCGCTTCAACTACATCAGGGTTACTTGGGTAGTTATCTAACAAGTACTGCACAAAATTAACCGCTAGCTCAATCCCAATCCATTCTCTTGCATGGATAGTTCCCGTATATAACAGTGCTGGTTTCAGATCCGCATAGGCGACATCTTGCGATACTGTCACCATCATGATCGGACGCCCTTCATGGGTTTCACCGATACTTTCTAAGCGGATCAAGTTCGGGTGCTTTTCCATTGCTTGGGCGAGAAAGTCTATAGTGTCTTGATACGACAAATATTGCTTTTTCATCATTTATCCCTAGTTGAGAAGCTCACACTCACGCCACTGGCAGAGGATAGCATCCAGCTTTTTCTGCTTTAAATTTCGGAATGTCATGAGCTGTTCTGGCTGATCGTTCAAAATACGTAAAGTGCCATCGACACCTAAGGTATCAACAATCTCGGTGGCTAAACCGTGACCTATCCCTTTTACCGACATGAAAAATTTGACTAATTGTTGCGGCTCCACAACCAAAGCCTGTTGCGTGTCATCCGTTGTATCTTGGGGATCGGTGCCACCTTGAATGTCATCAACACAATTGTTCAAGCGGCTAAGATCTTCAATCCCAGTGTCTAGGTTAAACTCTGACAGGTTAAGTTCAGACAAATCACGCCCATCTATTGGGTTCTTTTTAGCTTGCTCTATCGTTTGTCCAAAATATGAATGTTTAAGTTTTCCTTTGTTCATATCTTGAAAGTTCCATGCTTCACTTGGCCACTCTTCAGCCTGTTCGTGATAAGTATTTAACAACGAATAATGCTCGTCAGCCGGTGCGTATTCACCGGTATCCGTTGATTCACTCGCATGACCAAATTGAATATGGCGCATAGTACGCAGTAACGATGAATCCACTTTACCCAACTCTTCCCAATTACGATCAGCAAAATACGGTTTATTAAATTGCTCAGGGGCGAGTTGCCACATTAAGTATTGACCGATCCAATCTCGGATATACGGGAAAGCAGCAAAGGCGGTGGCACATTCTAAAATGGTGTACTCATCTTTGGTGCTCACGGCAATGTCGCACGCCCAGTATTCAGCTTGGGCCGCTTTTGATACACGCACCGCTAAGTCCAGAACTTCGCGTGGGACATCTTGATAATCCATACTGCCGCCTTGACTCGTATTGGTTAACCATTCCCCTTCAGGTGGTCGACGCCAAAACGCACAGACAGGCTGGTGGCCCACCAGCATCACGCGAATATCCGCTTTCATAGGCACAAAGTCTTGAATATAGGCAGGAAAATAACGGCGCTCTGAGAACAAGCGAACGGCTTCATCAAGAGTATCAACCTTATGAACGAAATAGCCGCCATAGTTTGAAGGACCGTAAGAGCGTTTTACAATCTTAGGGTATTCAGCGTCTCGCAAGTAGGCCAAGGCTTCATCTGGCTGATAGAAAATGTGTGTTTTGGGGATCGGCAGTTGGTACTTTTCGCAAAAATGAGTCACATTTTCTTTCGACTTATTACTGAACTGGCTATCTAGCGAAGGGATAAAAGTGACGTCCGGTAAAGCCCTTGCAATATCACGAAAGGTTTCGTATGCCGTTGCAGGGATATTACCAATCAGCACATCAATCTTCTTCTGCTTCACTTCATTGATGAAACGCTGCTTATCATTACCCCAATGATAAATCACTTGTTCAATCTTATCTGGCCACCCTTGGAAATTAGAGCGATCAAAAAAACGTAAGACATGATCTAAGTAAAGCATCCCAATTTTTGGCAATTGTGGTTTCAATAAACTCATAACGCTTTGTCCTTAATAATAGCAGCCGCACTTCCAGTCAAATCAGCATTAAATATATCGTTCACAGCCGATGGCATAGTGATAGGTTTCTCTATCTCCAGTCCTATTTCGCTAGATACAGTCGGGAGATCAACACGATGACGAATTGTCCGGTCAATCAAATCGCAGAGGTAATCTATTTTGGTATTGTTAAAGTCGAGTCCAAATTGTTCTTGATCGGGTGTTGCAAAGGCAGGAATACCATTGACTTCAAGCACCACATATTCTTGATGCTCGATATCGTAAATAATGTCGACCCCAGCAACTTCTAAGCCCGTAATATTGGCAGCTTTTAACGCAAGGTCGATCACCTCTTGCGTCGGTTCGCGCTTCATAACACAGCCACCACTGGTAATGTTGGTTTTCCAACTTCCTTTGGCGGCTTTACGGCCATAACAAGCAACGTATTTCCCATCAACAATATCGATTCGATAGTCGGTGTAATCGTTTTCAATTACGCGCTCAATATAAAACTGCGGTGCGTTTTGCATCGTGATATACGGTAGCAATAGATCAAGATCACGCTCACTTTCAAGCTTGATGATCCCATTGCCGCCCCAGCCATTCACAGGCTTGCAAATCGCTTTGCCCTGCCAAAAACGCAAGTGCTCTTTTACTTGTTCGATATTGTTTTTATTACACACAATATGATCCGCTGTTGGGATCTGATGCGTTTTAAGCAAATGGGCAGTACGGAACTTATCTTCGGTTAACTCAAACGCCGCATAATTGTTAATTGTGGGAATCATGCTGCTCAACGTTTGGTATAAGTACATTTGAAATGGTCCCTGTTGCCCCGCGTTATACGAGAAAAACAGATCCAAATCTTCCATCACCTGGCCTTTACAAAAAATACTACCGTTATGTGCAGTAGCATCGTTTAAATCCAACCCTGTAATGACGTCAATATTCCTCTCATTCAGCTTTGCGACGATTTTTCGCTCAATTTCTGTCCCACCTGAATTTTGATACATCCATAAACCGACACGATGAGTGGCCATAACATTTTCCTTAAATCACTCGACTTCAAAAATATACGAAAAGGGAATTTCAACATTCCAAAATAGATATTAATATAGTTGCACATCATAGTGTTGCGTAAAATTTTTAACAGTGACCTAGGTGGAAATTCTCATCGACGAATAGCCCGTTGATCGCATTTACATAAAGAAGGAATCAAGCTGTGACGCGTATCGATTTTACGGATTTAAAAACCTTGGTAGACATCAACTCATGGACCCAAAATAAAGCAGGTGTAGATGCCAATGGCGAGTTAATGCAAGGGTGGCTGGAAGCACTCGGGATGACAATGACAGCCTACCCTCGTGAACAGATAGGTGATCACCTACTATTCACCAGCCCATTTGTAGCCAATAAACCTCGGTTGCTCTTGCTTGGTCATATGGATACTGTTTTTCCACCTAATACATTTGAAGGGTTTACCGAAGACGCGGAATGGATATACGGGCCGGGTACCTGTGATATGAAAGGCGGCAATTTTGTTGCGTTAACAGCATTACGCAATGTCTTTAAAGAAAATGGATGCATCACCAATATTGACTTCCTGTTAGTCAGCGACGAGGA harbors:
- a CDS encoding endonuclease III domain-containing protein, encoding MQSSFLLTLALRLVLIQHSQQQLTKPVDQLTFIQSIFDTLVQHYGDYVWWPNDNPYEIMLASILVQNTNWKNADKALSNLAENKFPQHIAAMSLEELAQTIRSSGYYNQKAIKLKSMTAWFKGYQYDINKVRAQDKVTLRKELLSVKGIGGETADVILVYAIGKPSFVIDAYTRRIFERNGLTVPKSYERFHDLMEQAIPLDTARYALYHGLMVDHGQAFCNPKPKCQHCPLRLTCVTGQSHLADTSKPIFLDQKK
- a CDS encoding ATP-grasp domain-containing protein — translated: MSLLKPQLPKIGMLYLDHVLRFFDRSNFQGWPDKIEQVIYHWGNDKQRFINEVKQKKIDVLIGNIPATAYETFRDIARALPDVTFIPSLDSQFSNKSKENVTHFCEKYQLPIPKTHIFYQPDEALAYLRDAEYPKIVKRSYGPSNYGGYFVHKVDTLDEAVRLFSERRYFPAYIQDFVPMKADIRVMLVGHQPVCAFWRRPPEGEWLTNTSQGGSMDYQDVPREVLDLAVRVSKAAQAEYWACDIAVSTKDEYTILECATAFAAFPYIRDWIGQYLMWQLAPEQFNKPYFADRNWEELGKVDSSLLRTMRHIQFGHASESTDTGEYAPADEHYSLLNTYHEQAEEWPSEAWNFQDMNKGKLKHSYFGQTIEQAKKNPIDGRDLSELNLSEFNLDTGIEDLSRLNNCVDDIQGGTDPQDTTDDTQQALVVEPQQLVKFFMSVKGIGHGLATEIVDTLGVDGTLRILNDQPEQLMTFRNLKQKKLDAILCQWRECELLN
- a CDS encoding M14 family zinc carboxypeptidase → MMKKQYLSYQDTIDFLAQAMEKHPNLIRLESIGETHEGRPIMMVTVSQDVAYADLKPALLYTGTIHAREWIGIELAVNFVQYLLDNYPSNPDVVEALTRNTLYMVPCLNPDGFEYSRQHFSFWRKNRRDNGDGTFGVDLNRNFGINFKRTTNTQSNIYGGPAAFSEPETSAIKGFVESHSNIRIALDYHSQGNVFFPAHKFNHEAEIEGTDLNIMCANMANEIYKVTKRQYGIHRGKPPANLIHGSGREYYYDRGILSSVVEVGSRNIPDYLINMSQSVDENIPALLYALSTAINYSDLAPKRPDNFTIKEVSSNQVVLSWDDITDDRLHEGNSNVPLSNNDEGCYYQIYRSESPKYQCTRENLIAITSQNEYTDKQLKSGHRYFYNLRKVNRISRIKSPFAPEVKIKTSLEKDEFAFTLFPNPEQIGYVGELTQANNREHFGYNSLFIGVNKTKGVCYGVIDFNLDRLPDDAIIKDAVFSLYPMNRVGAKIENYGEWSVSILNPDDICDITNFDEIRSATPLQTLGNAIDSDQLTQGIWKDWRFSALEKRLIEEQLVKGRLLLRIQGPDTLPLCNDSQMMQFDIGYGRFGGGIHYRPTLDLIYTRKPYQVALSATDCHTIEQEAHYPAELRSGFDYQGETVFGQVGFSLSCISNNTDIAITQAYFEIESGSLVGVEQPMRFTVEMAELDSLDYYSVKHREKIEFIGYEVSSEDLAKAPRQRFMFDSSARQYLEQLHADGKHVTLIIRATSASRQREAIIDWHGLEGEHRPQLVIDYIQRRHQALDVPQNLEAQLQDGAVKLTWDNPDHPDFVGAYVVRNSFHPPRTPLDGVKLYAGKDSYTFDRFGNANIPKYYSVFSYDNVPNYSVPAMIKFSTDEVTPIVCDEFEPQDEAEKRYRDGD
- a CDS encoding ATP-grasp domain-containing protein, whose translation is MATHRVGLWMYQNSGGTEIERKIVAKLNERNIDVITGLDLNDATAHNGSIFCKGQVMEDLDLFFSYNAGQQGPFQMYLYQTLSSMIPTINNYAAFELTEDKFRTAHLLKTHQIPTADHIVCNKNNIEQVKEHLRFWQGKAICKPVNGWGGNGIIKLESERDLDLLLPYITMQNAPQFYIERVIENDYTDYRIDIVDGKYVACYGRKAAKGSWKTNITSGGCVMKREPTQEVIDLALKAANITGLEVAGVDIIYDIEHQEYVVLEVNGIPAFATPDQEQFGLDFNNTKIDYLCDLIDRTIRHRVDLPTVSSEIGLEIEKPITMPSAVNDIFNADLTGSAAAIIKDKAL